The following coding sequences lie in one Streptomyces sp. NBC_00510 genomic window:
- the ltaE gene encoding low-specificity L-threonine aldolase encodes MPITDVTDEQPGRVIDLRSDTVTRPGADMRRAMAEAVVGDDVFADDPTVGALQDRIAERLGFEAALFVSSGTQSNLCALLTHCGRGDEYIAGQSAHVYRWEGGGGAVLGGIQPQPLPHRADGTLDPADIAAAVKPDDPHFPRTRLLCLENTIGGRVVPTDYLRAATGLAREHGLATHLDGARLFNAAVAAGGDPYEQARLIAGHFDSVSVCFSKGLGAPVGSALLGSREFVARALRWRKALGGGMRQAGIVAAGALYALEHQVARLAEDHANAALFAEGIKGVPGLVVGDSQTNMVFAEPAPGLSAEEVQERLARRGLHCAGYPGRLRFVFHLDVSRADTEEAVRIVREALDGAARG; translated from the coding sequence ATGCCGATCACTGATGTCACCGATGAGCAGCCCGGACGGGTCATCGACCTGCGCAGCGACACCGTCACACGGCCCGGCGCGGACATGCGCCGCGCCATGGCGGAGGCCGTGGTGGGCGACGACGTCTTCGCCGACGACCCGACCGTGGGCGCACTCCAGGACCGGATCGCGGAGCGGCTCGGCTTCGAGGCCGCGTTGTTCGTCTCGTCCGGGACGCAGAGCAACCTGTGCGCGCTGCTGACGCACTGCGGCCGCGGTGACGAGTACATCGCCGGGCAGTCGGCGCACGTGTACCGCTGGGAGGGCGGCGGCGGTGCCGTGCTCGGCGGGATCCAGCCGCAGCCGCTGCCCCACCGGGCGGACGGGACGCTGGACCCGGCCGACATCGCGGCCGCGGTGAAGCCCGACGACCCGCACTTCCCGCGCACCCGGCTGCTGTGCCTGGAGAACACCATCGGCGGCCGGGTCGTCCCCACGGACTACCTGCGGGCCGCGACCGGGCTGGCGCGTGAGCACGGGCTCGCCACGCACCTCGACGGGGCCCGGCTGTTCAACGCGGCGGTTGCCGCGGGCGGCGACCCGTACGAGCAGGCGCGGCTGATCGCCGGCCACTTCGACAGCGTCTCGGTCTGCTTCAGCAAGGGTCTGGGCGCACCGGTCGGCTCCGCGCTGCTGGGCAGCCGGGAGTTCGTGGCGCGGGCGCTGCGCTGGCGCAAGGCGCTCGGCGGCGGGATGCGGCAGGCGGGCATCGTTGCGGCGGGCGCGCTGTACGCGCTGGAGCACCAGGTGGCGCGGCTCGCCGAGGACCACGCGAACGCGGCGCTGTTCGCGGAGGGGATCAAGGGCGTGCCGGGTCTGGTCGTGGGCGACTCGCAGACCAACATGGTCTTCGCCGAGCCGGCGCCGGGGCTGTCCGCCGAGGAGGTGCAGGAGCGCCTCGCGCGGCGCGGGCTGCACTGCGCCGGCTACCCCGGGCGGCTGCGCTTCGTCTTCCACCTGGACGTGTCGCGGGCCGACACGGAGGAGGCCGTGCGCATCGTCCGCGAGGCCCTGGACGGCGCCGCGCGCGGCTGA
- a CDS encoding DMT family transporter, whose amino-acid sequence MPDRTPSLAPARPLAPAAAPRPRFVQGALPILAAALLWGTTGTAASFAPAGAPPAAVGGAGLTLGGLLLLAGARGARTLLRAAGRGGGALLAVGALAVAGYPLSFYPAVSRTGVAVATVIALGSAPVFTGLLAWAVGLHRPSRRWAAATAVAVLGCGLLVLGGADAGPAARTDAAGVALAALAGLSYAVYSLVGGHFIGRGQAPGAVMGVLFGSAGLLTLPVVLAAGVVWLGAPRGAGVVLHLAVLTTFLAYRLFGRGLRHTPASAATTLTLAEPAVAALLGVAVLGERPTPLSWAGLAVLVLALAVLSRRDR is encoded by the coding sequence GTGCCGGACCGCACCCCCTCCCTCGCCCCCGCACGCCCGCTCGCGCCCGCTGCCGCCCCCCGGCCGCGGTTCGTCCAGGGCGCGCTGCCGATCCTCGCCGCCGCCCTGCTGTGGGGCACCACCGGCACCGCCGCGTCCTTCGCGCCCGCCGGCGCCCCGCCCGCCGCGGTCGGCGGCGCCGGGCTCACCCTCGGCGGGCTCCTGCTCCTGGCCGGCGCCAGGGGCGCACGGACCCTGCTGCGCGCCGCGGGGCGCGGGGGAGGGGCGCTGCTCGCCGTCGGTGCCCTCGCCGTCGCCGGTTACCCGCTCTCCTTCTACCCGGCGGTCTCCCGTACCGGGGTCGCCGTGGCCACCGTCATCGCCCTGGGCAGCGCGCCCGTCTTCACCGGGCTGCTGGCCTGGGCGGTGGGCCTGCACCGCCCGAGCCGCCGGTGGGCCGCCGCGACGGCCGTGGCCGTCCTCGGCTGCGGGCTGCTGGTGCTCGGCGGCGCGGACGCCGGTCCCGCCGCGCGCACGGACGCCGCGGGGGTGGCACTGGCGGCCCTGGCCGGGCTCTCGTACGCGGTGTACTCCCTGGTCGGCGGGCACTTCATCGGACGCGGGCAGGCACCGGGCGCCGTGATGGGAGTGCTCTTCGGTTCCGCCGGTCTGCTGACCCTCCCGGTGGTGCTCGCCGCGGGAGTGGTGTGGCTCGGCGCGCCGCGCGGCGCCGGGGTGGTCCTGCACCTGGCGGTGCTGACGACCTTCCTGGCCTACCGGCTGTTCGGGCGCGGACTGCGGCACACACCGGCCTCGGCCGCGACCACGCTCACCCTCGCCGAGCCCGCCGTCGCCGCCCTGCTCGGGGTGGCCGTCCTCGGGGAGCGGCCCACACCGCTGTCCTGGGCGGGACTGGCCGTCCTCGTCCTCGCCCTGGCGGTGCTGTCCCGCAGGGATCGCTGA
- a CDS encoding DUF397 domain-containing protein, translating into MQARKTELYARDLTEARWVKSSKSPYRTDCVEVAELAGGAVAIRDSNNRDLPPLRFTAQEWTAFREGVREGEFG; encoded by the coding sequence ATGCAAGCGAGGAAGACCGAACTGTACGCGCGGGACCTGACGGAAGCGCGCTGGGTCAAGAGCAGCAAGAGCCCCTACCGGACGGACTGCGTCGAGGTGGCGGAGCTCGCCGGCGGAGCCGTCGCGATCCGCGACTCGAACAACCGGGACCTCCCACCGCTGCGGTTCACCGCGCAGGAGTGGACGGCGTTCCGGGAGGGTGTGCGCGAGGGCGAGTTCGGCTAG
- a CDS encoding DUF397 domain-containing protein, whose translation MRASKADLYARDLREARWVKSSKSGYLPECVEVADLGGGAVAIRDSENRDLPPLRFTAQEWTAFREGVREGEFG comes from the coding sequence ATGCGAGCGAGCAAAGCCGACCTCTACGCGCGGGACCTGAGGGAAGCGCGCTGGGTCAAGAGCAGCAAGAGCGGCTATCTGCCGGAGTGCGTCGAGGTGGCGGACCTCGGCGGTGGAGCCGTGGCCATCCGTGATTCCGAGAACAGGGATTTGCCGCCCCTGCGGTTCACCGCACAGGAGTGGACGGCGTTCCGGGAGGGTGTGCGCGAGGGCGAGTTCGGTTAG
- a CDS encoding DUF3906 family protein, whose translation MAEQEAGRGTVLVCIAAEDEETAYRIVDLISGRHPATEPQLRRTREGTVACALRAQTLRVLGDG comes from the coding sequence ATGGCGGAGCAGGAGGCGGGCCGCGGCACGGTCCTGGTGTGCATCGCCGCGGAGGACGAGGAGACGGCGTACCGCATCGTCGACCTGATCTCCGGGCGGCACCCGGCGACGGAACCACAGCTGCGGCGCACCCGCGAGGGCACGGTCGCGTGCGCGCTGCGGGCCCAGACGCTCCGGGTGCTGGGCGACGGCTGA
- a CDS encoding GTP-binding protein: protein MAKQRIPVVVIAGFLGSGKTTLLNHLLRNSGGTRIGAIVNDFGSINIDALSVAGQVDSMVALDNGCLCCAVDATEMDDMLARLSRPQARIDVIVIEASGLAEPQGMIRLLLASTDTAITYGGLVEVVDAAEYEAVRARHPELDRHVRAADLVVLNKTDRVGAAGRERVREALAAVAPGTPLVEAAHGRVDPALLFEPRPRAVDGTAARQLSFDELYADDGHEHHADGDHTGHLHAAYDSVEFTSEAPLHPRRLMEFLDGRPAGLYRMKGFLRFAAAAHEQKYTLHSVGGFLRFLPSGWSRGESRATRLVMIGAGLDADALRKGLDACVAAPGEELPADAMLGVLRYVRP from the coding sequence TTGGCCAAGCAACGGATTCCGGTCGTCGTCATCGCGGGATTCCTGGGCTCGGGAAAGACCACGCTCCTCAACCACCTCCTGCGCAACAGCGGTGGTACCCGCATCGGCGCGATCGTCAACGACTTCGGCAGCATCAACATCGACGCGCTCTCCGTCGCCGGCCAGGTCGACTCCATGGTCGCCCTCGACAACGGCTGCCTGTGCTGTGCCGTGGACGCCACGGAGATGGACGACATGCTCGCCAGGCTCTCCCGTCCGCAGGCCCGCATCGACGTCATCGTCATCGAGGCGAGCGGTCTCGCCGAGCCCCAGGGCATGATCCGGCTGCTGCTGGCCAGCACCGACACCGCCATCACCTACGGCGGGCTGGTCGAGGTCGTCGACGCCGCCGAGTACGAGGCGGTACGCGCCCGGCACCCCGAACTCGACCGCCATGTGCGGGCCGCCGACCTCGTCGTCCTCAACAAGACCGACCGCGTCGGCGCCGCCGGCCGGGAACGGGTCCGCGAAGCACTGGCCGCCGTGGCCCCCGGGACGCCCCTGGTCGAGGCCGCCCACGGCCGTGTGGACCCCGCCCTGCTCTTCGAGCCCCGGCCGCGCGCGGTCGACGGCACGGCCGCCCGCCAGCTGTCGTTCGACGAGCTGTACGCGGACGACGGGCACGAGCACCACGCGGACGGCGACCACACCGGCCATCTCCACGCGGCCTACGACAGCGTGGAGTTCACCTCCGAGGCGCCGCTGCACCCGCGCCGGCTGATGGAGTTCCTCGACGGCAGGCCCGCGGGCCTGTACCGGATGAAGGGCTTCCTGCGTTTCGCCGCCGCAGCCCACGAGCAGAAGTACACCCTGCACTCCGTCGGCGGCTTCCTGCGCTTCCTGCCGTCCGGCTGGTCCCGGGGCGAGTCCCGCGCCACCCGGCTGGTGATGATCGGTGCGGGGCTCGACGCGGACGCCCTGCGCAAGGGCCTCGACGCCTGCGTCGCCGCCCCGGGCGAGGAACTGCCCGCCGACGCCATGCTCGGCGTCCTGCGCTACGTCCGTCCCTGA
- a CDS encoding helix-turn-helix domain-containing protein gives MDVAVVAYDGVFDSGLSAVLDVLEAANAMRGELPQPPPAWNVTTVGPRRRVRTGAGHTVATSPAGEAASADLLLVPALAERRPDALVERVSGPGTAAVRRLVAATRERGRPVASACTGTFLLAESGVLDGQRATTSWWLAPVFRQRYPAVTVDETRMVTSCDGVTTAGAAFGHVDLALAVVRMSSPALADLVARYLVVDERPSQSAYTIPSALAQADPTVAGFERWVRLRLEEPISIAEAARALGVGERTLQRAVRRVLGVSPVRFVQDLRVEQATHLLRTTDLPVEVVARRVGYEHANTLRVLLRDRTGTTAGALRGR, from the coding sequence ATGGACGTGGCAGTGGTGGCGTACGACGGTGTGTTCGACTCCGGTCTCTCGGCGGTCCTCGACGTCCTCGAGGCGGCCAACGCGATGCGCGGCGAGCTCCCGCAGCCGCCGCCCGCCTGGAACGTGACGACGGTCGGCCCGCGCCGCCGGGTCCGCACCGGCGCCGGGCACACGGTGGCGACGTCACCGGCCGGCGAGGCCGCCAGCGCGGATCTGCTGCTCGTCCCGGCACTCGCGGAGCGCCGGCCGGACGCCCTCGTGGAGCGCGTCTCGGGGCCCGGCACGGCCGCGGTGCGCCGTCTGGTGGCGGCCACGCGCGAGCGCGGCAGGCCCGTCGCCTCGGCGTGCACGGGCACCTTCCTGCTCGCCGAGTCCGGGGTGCTGGACGGGCAGCGCGCCACGACCAGCTGGTGGCTGGCCCCGGTCTTCCGGCAGCGCTACCCGGCCGTCACGGTCGACGAGACCCGCATGGTGACCAGTTGCGACGGCGTCACGACGGCGGGCGCGGCCTTCGGCCACGTCGACCTGGCGCTGGCGGTGGTGCGCATGTCCAGCCCGGCACTGGCCGATCTGGTCGCCCGCTACCTGGTGGTGGACGAGCGCCCGTCGCAGTCGGCGTACACCATCCCCAGCGCCCTGGCCCAGGCCGATCCGACGGTGGCCGGCTTCGAGCGCTGGGTGCGGCTGCGTCTGGAGGAGCCGATCAGCATCGCCGAGGCGGCCCGCGCCCTGGGGGTCGGTGAGCGGACCCTGCAGCGGGCCGTGCGGCGGGTCCTGGGCGTGTCCCCGGTCCGTTTCGTGCAGGACCTGCGCGTCGAACAGGCCACGCACCTGCTGCGCACCACCGACCTCCCCGTCGAGGTCGTCGCCCGCCGCGTGGGCTACGAGCACGCCAACACCCTGCGCGTCCTGCTCCGCGACCGCACGGGCACGACGGCCGGGGCCCTGCGCGGCCGATGA
- a CDS encoding antibiotic biosynthesis monooxygenase, with the protein MTKIGLLARIEARPEHAEEVAAMLRDALAAAREEEHTVTWFAFREDATTFGVFDTFEDEAGRADHLSGRIAAALAEAAKTTLGSPPDIRPVDVLAAKLP; encoded by the coding sequence ATGACGAAGATCGGTCTGCTGGCCCGCATCGAGGCCAGGCCCGAGCACGCGGAGGAGGTCGCGGCCATGCTGCGCGACGCACTGGCGGCGGCCCGGGAGGAGGAGCACACCGTCACCTGGTTCGCGTTCCGCGAGGACGCCACCACCTTCGGGGTCTTCGACACCTTCGAGGACGAGGCGGGGCGCGCCGACCACCTGTCGGGCCGCATCGCCGCCGCCCTGGCGGAGGCGGCGAAGACGACGCTCGGCTCGCCGCCGGACATCCGCCCGGTGGACGTCCTGGCGGCCAAGCTGCCCTGA
- a CDS encoding DUF4326 domain-containing protein: MSETEPSTTVVNLKGHRDDPAYADVVYVGRPTHRGGWHLAGSPLASPYRPGPDGTRQEVLDKYREHLLGRPDLLAMLPALRGRRLGCWCLPEPCHAQVIAELADAS; this comes from the coding sequence ATGAGCGAGACCGAGCCCAGCACCACCGTCGTCAACCTCAAGGGCCACCGCGACGACCCCGCGTACGCGGACGTCGTCTACGTGGGCCGCCCGACGCACCGCGGCGGCTGGCACCTGGCCGGCTCCCCGCTGGCCAGCCCCTACCGCCCGGGGCCGGACGGCACCCGCCAGGAGGTCCTCGACAAGTACCGCGAACACCTGCTGGGCCGCCCCGACCTGCTCGCGATGCTGCCCGCGCTGCGCGGGCGCAGGCTGGGCTGCTGGTGCCTGCCCGAGCCGTGCCACGCGCAGGTCATCGCGGAACTCGCCGACGCGTCCTGA
- a CDS encoding HD domain-containing protein: MAEIIADIEVPGTLLVTEATELVRKAADPVVFHHSRRVYFWASMRGRNRGWDFDPELLYVGALFHDLGLTDTYARTDQRFEIDGADEARRFLLEHDVAEDRARVVWEAIALHTTPEIPWHMAPEIALVTSGVEVDVLGFGYDEITPEEREAVVAVHPRPDFKNNILKEFTHGIAPRPGTTFGNVKADVLERFVPGFVRGNFVDTILQSPWAE, encoded by the coding sequence GTGGCTGAAATCATCGCGGACATCGAGGTGCCCGGCACCCTGCTCGTGACGGAGGCGACCGAACTGGTGCGCAAGGCCGCCGACCCGGTGGTCTTCCACCACTCCCGCCGGGTGTACTTCTGGGCGTCGATGCGCGGCCGCAACCGCGGGTGGGACTTCGACCCCGAGCTGCTGTACGTCGGCGCCCTCTTCCACGACCTCGGACTGACCGACACCTACGCCCGTACCGACCAGCGCTTCGAGATCGACGGCGCCGACGAGGCCCGCCGCTTCCTGCTGGAGCACGACGTCGCCGAGGACCGCGCGCGGGTGGTGTGGGAGGCGATCGCCCTGCACACCACGCCGGAGATCCCGTGGCACATGGCGCCCGAGATCGCCCTGGTCACCTCGGGCGTCGAGGTCGACGTCCTCGGCTTCGGGTACGACGAGATCACGCCCGAGGAGCGCGAGGCGGTCGTCGCCGTCCACCCGCGGCCCGACTTCAAGAACAACATCCTCAAGGAGTTCACCCACGGCATCGCGCCGCGCCCCGGCACGACGTTCGGCAACGTCAAGGCCGACGTCCTGGAGCGCTTCGTACCGGGCTTCGTCCGCGGGAACTTCGTGGACACCATCCTGCAGTCGCCCTGGGCGGAGTGA
- a CDS encoding GlxA family transcriptional regulator translates to MTPRVNPHKPSGTAPAVPPHRVLVLLFDGLQLMDVTGPLDVYAAANEYGAHYVMSTVSPDGGPVTTTAGLRLMPDLSLGEVDFPVDTLVIPGRPDWWAAVSDTALVEGITRLADRSRTVASVCAGAFPLAATGLLDGRRAATHWRLAGDLAARYPKVEVDDDAIFVRDGRFITSAGISAGIDLTLSLVESDLGPDIARRAAKFLVVFMARPGGQSQFSVRQSPRHPAHSVLREVLDQVAADPSGDHGLPALAARAGVSSRHLTRLFRTETGGTASEYVERVRVEAAQALLEAGDDALDVVARRSGFGSEETMRRAFRRRLGVSPGAYRDRFRTTRPHGTREG, encoded by the coding sequence GTGACGCCCCGCGTGAACCCGCACAAGCCCTCCGGGACCGCCCCCGCCGTCCCGCCGCACCGCGTCCTGGTGCTGCTGTTCGACGGGCTGCAGCTGATGGACGTGACCGGTCCGCTGGACGTGTACGCGGCGGCGAACGAGTACGGCGCCCACTACGTGATGAGCACCGTCTCGCCGGACGGCGGGCCCGTGACCACCACCGCGGGGCTGCGGCTCATGCCGGACCTGTCGCTGGGCGAGGTGGACTTCCCGGTCGACACCCTCGTCATCCCCGGGCGTCCCGACTGGTGGGCGGCGGTCTCCGACACCGCGCTCGTGGAGGGCATCACCCGGCTCGCGGACCGCTCCCGCACCGTCGCCTCCGTCTGCGCCGGCGCTTTCCCACTTGCCGCGACAGGGCTGCTGGACGGACGGCGGGCGGCGACGCACTGGCGGCTGGCGGGCGACCTCGCCGCCCGCTACCCGAAGGTGGAGGTGGACGACGACGCGATCTTCGTACGGGACGGCCGGTTCATCACCTCGGCGGGCATCAGCGCCGGGATCGACCTGACGCTGTCCCTGGTCGAGTCCGACCTCGGGCCGGACATCGCCCGCAGGGCCGCCAAGTTCCTGGTCGTCTTCATGGCGCGGCCGGGCGGCCAGTCGCAGTTCAGCGTGCGGCAGAGCCCGAGGCACCCCGCGCACTCGGTGCTCCGCGAGGTGCTCGACCAGGTGGCCGCCGATCCCTCGGGGGACCACGGCCTGCCCGCGCTGGCGGCGCGGGCGGGGGTGAGTTCACGTCATCTGACCCGGCTGTTCCGCACCGAGACGGGCGGCACGGCCTCGGAGTACGTCGAACGCGTCCGGGTCGAGGCCGCGCAGGCGCTGCTGGAGGCGGGCGACGACGCCCTCGACGTGGTGGCCCGGCGCAGCGGTTTCGGGTCGGAGGAGACGATGCGCCGGGCGTTCCGGCGCCGTCTGGGCGTCAGCCCGGGGGCGTACCGCGACCGCTTCCGCACCACCCGGCCGCACGGCACCCGGGAGGGGTGA
- a CDS encoding ATP-binding protein: protein MCGDTTPNRSAELVQPAEPAYVGAARHFTSELLGLWGLTAEDRIAAELIVDELAANAARHGRAQMSVRLCMHDDGLVITVTDSGAARHHDGTSLDSTPPDEHGRGLEIVRRLAGSTCIHDDERGRRVVTTRHLAPLQRSVAGVTSPAS from the coding sequence ATGTGCGGTGACACCACCCCCAACCGCTCGGCGGAACTCGTGCAGCCGGCGGAGCCCGCCTACGTGGGCGCCGCGCGGCACTTCACGTCCGAGTTGCTGGGGCTGTGGGGACTGACCGCGGAGGACCGCATCGCCGCCGAACTGATCGTCGACGAGCTCGCGGCGAACGCCGCGCGCCACGGCAGGGCGCAGATGTCGGTCCGGCTGTGCATGCACGACGACGGTCTGGTCATCACCGTCACCGACAGCGGCGCTGCCCGGCACCACGACGGGACCTCCCTCGACAGCACCCCGCCGGACGAGCACGGCCGCGGGCTGGAGATCGTGCGCCGGCTGGCCGGGTCCACGTGCATCCACGACGACGAGCGCGGCCGCCGCGTGGTGACCACGCGGCACCTCGCCCCGCTCCAGCGGTCCGTCGCGGGGGTCACCAGCCCGGCGTCGTAG
- a CDS encoding metallophosphoesterase, producing the protein MRLLVMSDTHLPKRAKELPAELLDRIPEADAVLHAGDWVDAATLDLLQARSRRVIGVYGNNDGAELRARLPEVARAELGGLRFGVVHDSGPAQGRERRCEERFPDLDVLVFGHSHIPWDSTAPGGLRLLNPGSPTDRRRQPYGTYLTAEAAGGALTQVRLHELPRR; encoded by the coding sequence GTGCGTCTTCTTGTGATGTCCGATACACACCTGCCCAAACGTGCCAAGGAGCTTCCGGCCGAACTACTCGACCGGATTCCCGAGGCCGACGCGGTCCTCCACGCCGGCGACTGGGTCGACGCGGCGACCCTCGACCTGCTGCAGGCGCGGTCCCGCCGGGTGATCGGCGTGTACGGCAACAACGACGGCGCCGAGCTGCGCGCGCGGCTGCCCGAGGTCGCCCGGGCGGAGCTGGGCGGACTGCGCTTCGGGGTGGTGCACGACAGCGGCCCGGCCCAGGGGCGCGAACGCCGCTGCGAGGAGCGCTTCCCCGACCTGGACGTCCTGGTCTTCGGGCACAGCCACATCCCCTGGGACAGCACGGCGCCGGGCGGGCTGCGGCTGCTCAACCCCGGATCGCCGACCGACCGCAGGCGTCAGCCGTACGGCACCTACCTCACCGCCGAGGCGGCCGGAGGCGCGCTGACCCAGGTGCGGCTGCACGAACTGCCGCGACGCTGA